In the Pueribacillus theae genome, one interval contains:
- a CDS encoding aspartyl-phosphate phosphatase Spo0E family protein: MNNVENDVKQKLLHEIKLLRDEMIFSGVTKGLNHDETLELSRKLDQALNIYNSLKYR; encoded by the coding sequence ATGAATAATGTTGAAAATGATGTAAAACAAAAGCTTTTACATGAAATTAAACTTCTAAGAGATGAAATGATTTTTTCTGGGGTAACTAAAGGATTAAATCATGACGAAACGTTAGAACTTAGTAGAAAATTAGATCAAGCCTTGAACATATACAATTCTTTAAAGTATAGGTGA